One genomic region from Oncorhynchus gorbuscha isolate QuinsamMale2020 ecotype Even-year linkage group LG13, OgorEven_v1.0, whole genome shotgun sequence encodes:
- the LOC123992706 gene encoding isobutyryl-CoA dehydrogenase, mitochondrial-like, whose amino-acid sequence MAMGTLSRVVRLSSCIGRSRRLIFNSTQRRGIASCIDPSHGLSDEQKEFQKMAFDFAAHEMSPHMAEWDEKEIFPVETMRKAAQLGFGGIYVQPEVGGSGLSRLDTSVIFEALSTGCVSTTAYISIHNMCNWMIDTFGNTEQREKFCPELCTMDKFASYCLTEPGSGSDAASLLTTAKLEGDHYILNGSKAFISGGGDTDVYIVMCRTGGKGPKGISCVVVEKDTPGLSFGKKEKKVGWNSQPTRAVILEDCHVPVTNRLGQEGQGFNIAMRGLNGGRINIASCSLGAAHACVQLARDHLLVRKQFGEALSNNQFLQFKLAEMATKLVASRLLLREAAVALQESRSDAVSLCSMAKLFVTDECFNICNQALQMHGGYGYLKDYAVQQFVRDIRVHQILEGTNEVMRMIIARSLLSESG is encoded by the exons CTTCTCATGGCCTCAGTGATGAACAGAAGGAGTTTCAGAAGATGGCCTTTGACTTCGCAGCCcatgaaatgtctccacacatggCCGAGTGGGATGAAAAG GAAATCTTCCCGGTGGAGACCATGCGAAAGGCTGCCCAGCTGGGGTTTGGGGGGATCTATGTACAGCCGGAGGTGGGGGGATCTGGCCTGTCTCGCCTGGACACCTCTGTCATCTTTGAGGCGTTATCGACAGGCTGTGTCAGCACCACAGCCTACATCAGCATTCATAA CATGTGTAACTGGATGATTGACACCTTCGGCAACACCGAGCAGAGGGAGAAGTTCTGCCCTGAGCTTTGTACGATGGACAAGTTTGCCTCTTATTGTCTCACTGAACCAG GCAGTGGCAGTGATGCTGCTTCGTTACTCACTACTGCAAAGTTGGAAGGAGACCATTATATCCTCAATGGTTCCAAG GCCTTCAtcagtggaggaggagacacCGACGTGTACATAGTAATGTGTCGGACGGGAGGGAAAGGTCCCAAGGGGATCTCCTGTGTGGTGGTGGAGAAAGACACTCCAGGACTCAGCTTTggcaagaaggagaagaag gtgggaTGGAACTCTCAGCCAACTAGAGCAGTGATCTTAGAGGACTGCCACGTCCCAGTGACCAATCGGCTGGGTCAGGAGGGACAGGGCTTCAACATTGCTATGAGAGGCCTGAACGGAGGCAGGATCAATATTG CCTCTTGTTCTCTTGGGGCGGCCCATGCATGTGTACAGCTGGCGAGAGATCACCTGCTAGTACGCAAGCAGTTTGGAGAGGCTCTCTCTAACAACCAG TTCCTGCAGTTTAAGTTGGCAGAGATGGCAACCAAGCTAGTGGCATCACGTCTGTTGCTACGCGAGGCTGCCGTGGCACTGCAGGAGAGCAGGTCTGACGCTGTGTCCCTCTGCTCCATGGCCAAACTCTTTGTCACTGACGAGTGCTTCAAC ATCTGTAACCAGGCACTCCAGATGCATGGTGGATACGGTTACCTCAAAGACTACGCTGTTCAACAGTTTGTCCGGGACATTCGAGTACAccagatactagagg GAACAAATGAAGTGATGCGGATGATAATTGCCAGAAGTTTACTGTCAGAGTCTGGATAA